A genomic region of Raphanus sativus cultivar WK10039 chromosome 6, ASM80110v3, whole genome shotgun sequence contains the following coding sequences:
- the LOC108808386 gene encoding zinc finger BED domain-containing protein DAYSLEEPER-like: MVWDHFTTETDDLPPKKRQSSSANIPLDQDRCNHEMAKMIIMHDYPLRMVDHFAGFLKALRPQFSMPSLDTIHDDCFLMFLSQKQKLSDIIAEIPGGVNLTVDLWSSKQSVGYAFVSGHFVDKHWNLTHLLLNVSVVASPDSDSALNQPLAACLSEWKLEGKVSSITVNKTCIDNLRGFLSVKNQHVLNGQLLMGQCYANVLSSMAQDALADEQLIKKVRDSIKFIKTNETCGDKFDGLKKLFPATDDAPPYKDLNVDNKTRWDTSYNMLLAAYEHRQLLSCLETCCPDYKVSSISPQDWRKIDGLCSCLKVLFEAGNVLTRPKNLTANELYHEMIKLQLELSHAAMCEEDLANSLWEKFDVYWRGCFLVLAVAVVMDPRCKMQHIKGNFTELYGEEDAEKWIKTVSDAVHDLYLSYGSEQNLMDANIDANETSRQVEQTTESHEHEGQRKVEKQELGENSQAKPLADEDNMGDVLLQEGSTLVTIGDSLSDFEIFLTELNRYLGETLVLGSEDFDVLSWWRINSNNYPTLSKIAADILSFPCSTVSPDSVFGTEVKEMDNYRTALPRVTLEALLCTKDWLKNQELWQS, encoded by the coding sequence ATGGTGTGGGATCACTTCACCACCGAGACCGATGATCTACCTCCCAAGAAACGTCAGAGTTCTTCTGCTAATATCCCTCTAGATCAAGATCGCTGCAACCATGAGATGGCAAAGATGATCATCATGCATGATTACCCTCTTCGTATGGTCGATCATTTTGCCGGTTTCTTGAAGGCTCTTCGTCCACAGTTCAGTATGCCAAGCTTAGACACCATTCATGATGATTGTTTCTTAATGTTCTTGTCACAAAAGCAGAAACTTTCAGACATCATTGCAGAGATACCTGGGGGAGTTAACCTTACAGTAGACTTGTGGTCATCAAAGCAATCAGTGGGTTATGCCTTTGTGTCCGGTCACTTTGTTGATAAACACTGGAACTTAACTCACCTCCTTCTGAATGTATCTGTAGTTGCTTCTCCTGATTCAGATTCTGCGTTGAACCAACCTCTCGCAGCTTGCTTGTCTGAATGGAAACTGGAAGGGAAGGTTTCAAGCATCACTGTAAACAAAACCTGCATTGATAATCTCAGAGGTTTCTTGTCTGTCAAGAACCAGCATGTGTTGAATGGTCAGTTGTTGATGGGGCAATGCTATGCTAACGTTCTAAGCAGTATGGCTCAAGATGCACTTGCAGATGAGCAGTTGATTAAGAAAGTCAGAGACAGCATCAAGTTTATTAAGACAAACGAGACTTGTGGAGACAAGTTTGATGGACTGAAGAAACTGTTTCCAGCAACCGATGATGCTCCTCCGTACAAAGATCTTAACGTTGACAACAAGACCAGATGGGACACAAGTTACAACATGTTGTTGGCTGCTTATGAACACAGACAACTCTTGTCTTGTTTGGAAACCTGTTGTCCTGATTACAAAGTATCATCAATATCTCCTCAAGATTGGAGAAAGATTGATGGTCTCTGCTCGTGCTTGAAGGTTCTTTTCGAAGCGGGTAATGTCTTGACAAGGCCAAAGAATCTGACAGCAAACGAGTTGTACCATGAGATGATTAAACTTCAGCTAGAGCTGAGCCATGCAGCGATGTGTGAGGAAGACCTTGCAAACTCGTTGTGGGAGAAATTTGACGTGTACTGGAGAGGATGCTTCTTGGTTTTGGCGGTTGCTGTGGTCATGGATCCTCGGTGCAAGATGCAGCACATTAAGGGTAACTTCACTGAGTTGTATGGTGAAGAAGATGCTGAGAAATGGATCAAGACTGTTAGTGATGCTGTTCATGATCTCTACCTTAGCTACGGTAGTGAACAAAACCTTATGGATGCTAATATAGATGCCAATGAGACAAGTCGACAAGTAGAGCAAACCACAGAGTCACATGAACATGAGGGACAGCGTAAAGTAGAGAAGCAAGAACTTGGTGAAAATTCTCAAGCAAAGCCACTAGCAGATGAAGACAACATGGGTGATGTGCTTCTTCAGGAAGGGTCTACTCTTGTTACAATTGGAGACTCGTTGTCAGACTTTGAGATTTTCCTCACGGAGCTGAACCGTTACCTAGGTGAAACGTTGGTTCTGGGGTCAGAAGACTTTGACGTTCTGAGCTGGTGGAGGATCAACAGCAATAACTACCCTACACTCTCTAAGATAGCTGCTGATATTCTCTCCTTCCCTTGCAGCACCGTCTCACCTGATTCAGTATTTGGCACAGAAGTGAAAGAGATGGACAATTATAGGACCGCTCTTCCTCGTGTAACCTTGGAAGCTCTCTTGTGCACCAAGGATTGGCTCAAAAACCAAGAATTATGGCAATCTTGA
- the LOC108805929 gene encoding protein DETOXIFICATION 12 isoform X2, producing MSCALDTLSGQAYGAKLYRKLGVQTYTAMFCLTLVCFPLSIIWFNMEKLLVFLGQDHAIAHEAGRYAAWLIPGLFSYAFLQPLTRYFQNQSMIRPLLITSFLVFCLHVPLCWLLVYKSGLGFLGGALAMGLSNWLYAILLGSIMFFSSACSKTRAPLSMEIFNGVGEFFRYALPSAAMVCLEWWSYELMILLSGLLPNPELETSVLSVCLQTISTIYSIPLAIAAAASTRISNELGAGNYRAAHIVVYAATSFAVMESVVVSMSLLLGRNVFGYVFSSDKATVDYVAKMAPLVSISIILDSLQGVLSGIARGCGWQHLGAYINLGSFYLWGIPFAATLAFWVNLKGVGLWVGIQTGAVLQTFLLALVTGCTNWENQALEARKRMALA from the exons ATGTCATGCGCCTTAGATACTCTGAGTGGTCAAGCTTATGGAGCTAAGCTATACAGGAAACTAGGTGTTCAGACATACACAGCTATGTTCTGTCTTACATTAGTCTGTTTCCCTCTCTCTATCATCTGGTTCAACATGGAGAAGCTTCTTGTCTTCCTTGGCCAAGACCACGCTATTGCACACGAAGCTGGCAGATATGCTGCATGGCTCATCCCTGGACTCTTCTCTTACGCCTTTCTACAGCCCCTCACTCGCTACTTCCAAAACCAGAGCATGATCAGACCTCTCCTCATTACCTCTTTTCTTGTGTTCTGTCTCCACGTTCCTCTATGCTGGCTTCTTGTTTACAAATCAGGGCTTGGTTTTCTCGGAGGAGCCTTGGCTATGGGTTTGTCAAACTGGCTCTATGCCATTCTTCTTGGATCTATCATGTTCTTCTCCTCTGCTTGTTCTAAGACACGTGCGCCTCTTTCTATGGAGATATTCAATGGCGTTGGAGAGTTCTTCCGATATGCTCTTCCCTCTGCGGCTATGGTTTG CCTAGAGTGGTGGTCATATGAACTCATGATATTACTCTCTGGTCTCTTACCCAACCCAGAACTGGAGACTTCTGTCCTCTCTGTCTG TCTCCAAACAATTTCGACAATATATTCAATACCACTTGCCATCGCCGCTGCAGCAAG CACAAGAATCTCAAACGAACTAGGTGCTGGAAACTATAGAGCAGCACATATTGTGGTCTACGCAGCAACGTCCTTTGCAGTAATGGAATCAGTGGTAGTGAGTATGTCTCTCTTACTCGGCAGGAATGTTTTTGGGTATGTTTTCAGCAGTGACAAGGCAACGGTTGACTACGTTGCAAAGATGGCTCCATTGGTCTCTATCTCTATCATACTAGACAGTTTACAAGGCGTTCTCTCAG GTATTGCAAGGGGATGTGGATGGCAACATTTAGGAGCTTATATCAATTTAGGATCTTTCTATCTCTGGGGGATACCCTTTGCAGCAACTTTAGCCTTCTGGGTTAATCTCAAAGGTGTTGGCCTTTGGGTTGGAATACAAACTGGTGCCGTTCTGCAAACGTTTCTGCTAGCACTTGTCACTGGCTGCACAAACTGGGAAAACCAG GCCCTTGAAGCGAGAAAGCGTATGGCTTTGGCCTAA
- the LOC108812765 gene encoding uncharacterized protein LOC108812765, which yields MSSKQGGKAKPLKQPKTDKKEYDEHDMANLQKKKDEEKALKELRAKASQKGSFGGSGLKKSGKK from the exons ATGTCGTCTAAGCAAG GAGGAAAGGCGAAACCTTTGAAGCAGCCAAAAACTGATAAGAAGGAATACGATGAG CACGATATGGCCAACCTTCAGAAGAAGAAAGACGAGGAAAAG GCACTTAAAGAACTAAGAGCCAAGGCATCGCAGAAGGGATCTTTTGGAGGCTCTGGTCTTAAGAAGAGTGGCAAGAAATAA
- the LOC108812764 gene encoding uncharacterized protein LOC108812764: protein MMKPTTKSIERVGRFLRKSLGSIKSTICFGKYQNLPNNNTPLLSPFSCSLHRSCPQDSQTEETYSVISCESAAVAETRDESLINKVQHKKKPKKKKVAEPLEEAKRRGDMMAQKMKDFNMVDLRDVEHASDVQEALRCYSSIRSPVYLDIVDNFFTDMYYEFSDPLTNSSIKGSRRKAGSFRL, encoded by the coding sequence atgatGAAACCCACAACGAAATCAATCGAGAGAGTTGGTCGTTTCTTAAGGAAGAGCCTTGGGAGCATCAAGTCCACTATCTGCTTTGGCAAATACCAAAACTTACCTAACAACAACACTCCACTCTTGAGCCCCTTCTCGTGCAGTCTTCACCGTAGCTGTCCACAAGATTCCCAAACTGAAGAAACCTACAGCGTTATCTCCTGCGAGAGCGCGGCTGTTGCAGAAACCAGAGATGAGAGTCTCATCAACAAGGTCCAACATAAAAAGaaaccgaagaagaagaaggttgcAGAGCCATTGGAGGAGGCTAAGAGGAGAGGTGACATGATGGCGCAAAAGATGAAAGATTTCAACATGGTGGATCTTAGAGACGTGGAGCATGCTTCGGATGTACAGGAAGCGCTTAGATGCTACTCAAGCATTAGAAGCCCTGTGTACCTGGACATTGTTGACAATTTCTTCACTGACATGTACTACGAGTTCTCTGATCCACTCACAAATTCTAGTATCAAGGGTTCAAGGAGAAAAGCAGGCTCTTTCAGGCTCTAA